TTCCAAACCCATCAACATGTACCTCAATTCCCCCGGTGGCGCCGTCACCGCAGGTACCTACCCATTTCATCTCTTTATCTAATTGCAAAATCACTTTTTTagaggaacccatttttgcaaaacCCCCCTAATTGTCAAAAACCATAATGGAACACTTATGTGATGTGTGAAAGTTATGATTTTTATCCTTGCCTACCAATTGGGTTGGGTCTAGTAGTAGGGTCTAGTCCTCCGCAACGCGGTGAACCGAGGTTTGAATTCACGGTTAGAGATGTGCTCAAATTTAGTGCCCGATCATACCTTGAACATGATTGACTCTGAAGGAACATTATACGTGGGAAGCAAAAAAATTCCCACAAATAAAACTATGTCTTTGTTTTTTCTAATCTATAGTTGATGTTAATTCCTCAATGGTAAAAGGtatcatttatttaatagttTATAATTGGTATAAATTAGTCACATTGTCTTTAATcttacaaaacaataaaaaatgaggACAGGTAGACATCTCGGACTGTCTTTCTGCTAGTATGTATAATTGCCGTGTTCTGTTCTGAGACTTGGCATTGGTGTCAATGTTATGTGTAGGGCTTGCTATTTATGATACGATGCAGTATATCCGGTCTCCAGTCAATACAATCTGTATGGGTCAAGCCGCATCCATGGGTTCTCTCCTTTTGGCTGCAGGTGCCAAGGGGGAGAGGCGGTCTCTTCCAAATGCAACAATCATGATTCACCAGCCTTCTGGCGGTTATAGTGGCCAGGCAAAGGATATTGCAATTCACACCAAGCACATAGTTCGGGTTTGGGATTCTTTGAATGAGTTGTATGCCAAGCATACGGGCCAGTCGGTTGAGGTTATTCAGACAAATATGGACAGGGATAACTTTATGACTCCAAAGGAGGCCAAAGAGTTTGGGCTCATTGATGAGGTCATTGATCAGAGACCTATGGCTTTGGTTTCTGACGCTGTTGGTAACGAAGGAAAAGATAAAGGTTCCAATTAGAACCAGATGGAGGGTAAGATTTCTTTGAGGAATCCTTGCTGTATTTAAATGCTTTGTCTGTCTCTGTCACCTTAGGTATAAGTTGCAGctgatattattttatcaactGAACATAATTTTGTCAGTTTTGGTTGTTAGATTTGACCATTAAATTTCAGTCTTGTGCTCAATTCGGTTTCATTGGCATATTTTTTTGACATACAGATTTGGAATTTTAAGTACCTTTATCTTGAAATTGCTAATTATCCACAATAATATCAGATGATTGTTTCGGTGAGGGTATCTAATTCTATATTTGATTGctaatttgtgtgtgtgtaaaatttTGATATCTCTTGAGTTTCATTATGTGAGGTTGCCTTAGTTCTTAATGAACTGATATATTTCTGTTATGCCACCATTTCTTTCTATTAAAATTTGGCATACTGATTAATCCTATGATCAGGAATCAGTGTAAGAGATTGATAGAAAAGGTTTGATAATCAAATATGTTCAACCTTAATTGCATTGCTCTTAAGTGGATTCTGTTTGTGTTTCCTGCATATATTTTGAAAGGCAAAAGCAGATCCTTAAATTTTTTGGTcatgttaaatattaaaatgcatTCACGATAAATTGGCAAGGTGGGCTTGTTTTTTGTAGTGATTTGTGTAAGTTACTActggtaattttttattatttaattagataATTCACAAACAGAATATGTGGAGAATTTAATAAACTTTTGCTGTTGGAAGATgcaacttcttttttttgtgtgtgtgtggagtAAATGAATTAGAAATGATCGGGTGTTGAAACATAGTAGTCAATTTCAAATAGTGGTGTGGAGTGCCTGATCCCTAAAACACTATAACAAGATAGCTGATAGCAAGATGATCACTATTTTGAAACCTTAACATAGATTTGTACTACACTTATATATGttgaaaaaatacatataattagTGAAAAGTTAGAATTTAAGAACTAAACACATATCTCTATAACAAAATAAAGGAATCAAACAAGTTTAAGCTTCTAAGTTTTTAGAGTAAACTCAATATTTAAATTCTAATGCAAGTTTTTAACAAgtctcatcatcttcatcttcaaggTCTGCCATCTCTTCCTCTCAGTTTTTCTTTCACCACTACTCCTGTAggcctcttcctcttctttagTTTCTTCATCCCCACGTTATTCTTCTCGTACTTTGGGCCTGTTtgtttaacctttttttaaaaataaattaagcagttttctgtttttttatgtaattttttattttgcatttacaataatttttttttttatatttagtccTTGTAAAATGAGCAGAGTTTTGAATTtggtcattatattttttttatgattttcatccttataaaaatttgaaataattgtttttgtcCCTATTTTCATGTGATAAATGTGTTTTATTGAAGATCAAGTGGCTATGTCAAGtaaaaccttttattttttagttattaagtAATAATTATTAGTGTCTATTGTATTGTTTTAACATATGAgacttcaacttttttttaaaattttaaaatgatttttttttatcatcaatatgaatgttagagactaaaaataatgattttagaaattggagataaaaaataaagaaaaatgtttgaCAAGGATCTAGATTAAAATTTGCTCAGTTTGtaatgattaaaaacaattagtattttaaattttagaggaatacaataattttttttttcaattattaaggattaaaaaaattattttacaaatttatctttataaggattaaaaatacatttaattctaatttataataatgtCTTTTAGATaatcttttgtaaaataattttttttattcccaattcaattaaatccaACATATATAACGCTTAGGTGGACAAATGGATTTTAGTTATACCAAAAGAGTTTAATCACATACCGTGTTTCAgcattttaaacaattttaattaataactacCAACAGAATGGGTGTAATGATACAATTcctttaatgtaaattttaagaataCACATCAAACATTATGTTAAGATGCTAGATATTTATGCTTTTATTTGacaatctttatttttattacatccTTAACTACGTCTACATACCCTAACAATAATCAATTTAGAAGTATTTAACTCCAAACCACGTTTTTTTCATCAATAGGAGCAATTATTTTGAATTGGCTTTTTATTCCTACTATCAAGACTTGGATTGGATTCCGAAATAATCCATTGTTATACATATGTAATTTTCCTAAAAGCTTTTCCTTAAAATTGCTCATATAAGTAAACATTTTCCTAAAATAAGTGTACGTTTgcatacaaattattttcttactACCTTTTCACGTAATGAATATTAACTAGTCAGGATTTCACATTAATGAAAGGGTGAGCTTTCTAGTAAATGAATCAGGATGAGCTTTCTAGTAAATGAATAAGAGAGATAAAAACAGAtcacaaaaaacattttaatacaaaatttgtttttataatctatcatttcttttttccttcctgtaaaaaaattatttatttatttttaatctaaactTTGGTGTAtcaatttaccaaaaaattgTTAGTAGAAAGAGAAACACCATAACACTTAAACATgaacatattctttttttttaatagacttTCTCTTGCTCAAGAGAATGAAATGAaacttattgaaaatataattttttataagatttattttttatttaatgagtttttcttctatttttgtacttttaaataaatttaattaacaataaaatgtaTGTTAAAAATGTGTTGGTAACTCTCTTCTTAATCGAAACTGCATCAAAAGAATAGCTTTTGACATAATAaatgtttcataaaaaaaattacagagtCTTTAGCAAATAATACagttaatttatttgtatataactGTGATAAATATTCGGGAAAAGATTTTTTTGTTGTGGATGTTAATAGTATTCagtaaataataattgatgTCTTTacccaaaaattcaaaataattatactttGGATTACTATGATATTAATGACAAATAAGATTTTTTCTCTCAATCAAATTTTTCCATCCATAAATTTCTAAATCGAAATGTTATTTAAGGGTCACACTAATAACATATTGGAACCACAAATGATtagagtttaaaaaaatttaaatgtaaatcaTACTAAAATATGAGTAAAAGAATACAAAACTCAATATGTTATTATGttattcaaaagaaaataaaactttgTCGTatgttattttaagtttttaacggACTAAAGTAAAATTGTTTTTGTAACATGTGATAATTCTAACTTAgccacaaaaattatttttctcgaaaaatatacttaatttaatataaaaaagctcaaatatatttttcttatttacagTTTTagttattatgtaaaaaatatatattttattttattatatgatatttttgaaatttttatttttaatatttatcattagtatatgttattaactaataatgtgatttttttaacttatcctATCATGCCAATTAAGATtgatttaattgataattaattgtATTGTATTTTCAAAGTGAGTTTGATTCgtctcaaaattttatttgtaagtCTCCTTTGATAAGTTCCAGATATTCaactcatttaaattttgtcattataaaaaaacttgTCTCATCATCACTTAATACATCAAATCTAATGatagatattaaaataaaaatctgaaaatttcagataataaaataaaaaataacttttagatagtaaattaaaaaagaaatatattactattataaaaaatattattaagcctaaaattttttttgcaactaGGTGAGGCCGGTCTGGTTGGATTTTGAAATGATACGCTCAAAATCAAAACGAAAAACATTGTAAGCTGTGGCAAAACCGAAAAAGATCAGAAAATTCCCATTAGGTCCCATACTACTCCTTCTGGCCGTAGCCGAACCCGAAACCATtttcacaaaaaacaaaatatactattctctctttctctctctgccTGCGACCGCCTCTCCTCTCCTCGCATCGCAATTCCCTCACCACTCTCAGATTCTCTCCTCCGCCGCGCTTCGCCCCCCTCCGCCGCCGCAAGATCCCCGCGCGGGATTTCTCTAGGGTTTTCTGATCGTCCCTCTCTCCTTCTCCCACGACGTCGTTTTTGAATTGCGGTCACTCTGTGTAGCGTCCACGAGCCGCCATGGCTCCCGGGCGTCGACGCGGAGCGAACAAGGCTAAGGCCAATGGCCACTTGAGTTTGGGCGATCTTGTACTCGCTAAGGTCAAGGGCTTCCCCGCTTGGCCTGCGAAGGTCTCACTCTCTTCCTTCTTCTACCTTTTTCTCTTccaatattattatgattatgcgTTTTTGTTTTGCGATGCATATCTCATCTCTCTGTTTCACTGTTGGTTCAGCATGGCTTTCATGTCCTTTTTTTCCTGTTAGTTTGTGATATTGCTGAGACGAGGGAGGGATTTTACATTGTTTGCTGTCATATGACTAGAATAGTGAATATAAGTAGGGGGCAACCCTCATTAATACCCTAACTTTTAGGGTTAAGTTATACCCAAActcaaattctaagatggtaCTAGAGTCTGGTTGTTGTTATTGCTGTTGTTGGGTCTACAGAAATACCTGTTATTATACCACCTATAGATGTCCAGCCTTGCAAATTTCATGCTCAAGATGTTTAGTACTCGACGTGAGGAGTGTGTTGGAGATCCCACATTGACAAGGGATATGActaaaatagtatatatatgtgtgtgtgtatacacATCATAAGTTAGCTTTTAaggttgagttaggcccaaacTCAAATTTTGGGATATGATTTACTTTGCTTTCAGTTTATGGGTTATTTACCATAGTGTTGTTAGTGGTATTCTTGGTAAATTTGATCTGTCGTCGCATTTGTATGATGTCTCTTTCTGCATTGTTATAAGGTTTTCCACTCATGGTGCTTGGTTGAACTTTCAGTTATTATTAGTACTGAGGATGCTGATTTTGTTGCATCTTTCTATTCAGATAAGCAGGCCTGAAGATTGGGACAAAGTCCCTGATCCGAAGAAATATTTTGTTCAATTCTTTGGTACAAAAGAAATGTAATCCTCTCTCACTTAATTTCTCTTGTAATTACTTTGCAGCTTAAAAGTATGTGAACGGACAGGTTGTCATGTAATGATTGTAATCTGATGAATGGTGATGATTTCTATTGGAATGCCTTTAGTAACTGGTGCCATAAATAAAGGAACTTTTATGTGTAGTAAAGAGGAACACCCTTAAGCTGTCAAGTTTGtagtataatttgaaattttgaatgtgaaaaaaaaaatgataaaagtggCATATGTGGAATTTTGGAAATAATACCCCGTCACTTGCTGTCTCACTAATTATGGTGTGAGTTTCTATTTTGAGCCTTTggtttttaattaatacttGACACATCAACTGATAAAAGTTTACATTGAACTTAAAAAGTATAGACTAGATGTGTGTAGTGCATTGTAGTGTATGAAGAACAGTGATGGTACGGATTATACCACGAGGAATAATTGTGGTTTCATTTCTAGATCAATGATGCCAGGTGTCTAATTGGTGGATATAAATAGTTATTTCCATTAATTACTCTTAGTGTATAATTGGCTTTGCTATCTTTGGAGGACTAACTTAGGTCCCTTTGGCTTAAAGAATGGATAATGCGTGtgcccattttttattttgtgctaaaattcaaattcaattgaaaaaatgGGAGTGGCAAGGATGGGTCATGTTATTCCTAATTACTTGGTCTAGGAGTAGAGGCTATAATGTGGTGTCAAAGACCAACTATCCAAAAAGCTTAAGCTGCTAGTTGGAGACATAGGgatgattttaatattatacatCTGTAACATATAAGTTTTCTAGATTGTGGGTCATAAGAGAAAGAGAGCAAGTTTTAGTGAGGCTGAAGATattattgtgtgtgtgtgtgtgtgaaaattttctttaaatgtgAGGACATTCTGTCATGATCCCTGCAGTTGGGGTTGTAGAGATGATTTGATTGTTGGAGAAAGGATTAAACAGTTTATTCcacaaaattttagttttaagttGTGTAAATTAGATAAAGCACCTGTGGTATTTATGGTTCAGAATTTAATTGTCTCTCTTCCTTGTATTGAGTTTTTAGGGATGGAGGGGTTGCATCCTGTCTAGGCTCCCCTACTACCTTCCATGGTCCTTGAGTGTATGCAAAAAGAAGAGGACAGAGAAGTCATATATGATATACCTAATGAATGACACGGTCAGAATATTGAATTGAATCTTTTCAAGTAATGAAAAAATCAAATTCGGGGATTTAGTTGGATGTTATAGTGGAATATGCTGCTTGAAATTTCAATTCTTCCCACAAAGAAAGTGGTTTTAGTGTTTTTAGCTATGGTTTTTGATCTTTTTTGTAGTTGTATAGACCTTCAAACATCTATGTCTGCAAATATTAGTTCTTGATCAACAATAGCCTAATAGAAAACTTGTTGATGATGGAATCTTTTGAGATTGTATCCTTCTTGCAAAGGGTTTGAACAACTCTTTTAAGCTATTTTATATCTTCTGTTGGTTGTTTTTCTTGACTTTGGTTATTCTGTAAGGATATTTTGTCCTTTGCTCAGCTGCCGTCCTtgctattttttatgtttgtgaaGTAAAAGATAATAAGATTTTGTACTTTACAGTATACTATAATTTTAGTACTTTTTTCCATTTAGtcctcaaattaattttttttaacacttgTGTTTTTTGTCCTtcatatttattcttttcttttacattaTAATACAATGTTGAAACTCctgcattttattttcttacaacTGTACCTATGTTATGTTCTTGTCCTTTGCAGAGCTTTTGTTGCCCCAGCAGATATTCAGGCATTTACCAGTGAGgctaaaaataagttgtctgcTCGTCTTCAAGGCAAGACAAAGTACTTTGCCCAAGCTGTGAAGGAAATATGTGCAGCATTTGATGAGATGCAGAAACAGAAGGCTAGTGGTTTGGCAGATGACACCGATGATTCTCATATTGGTTCAGAGGCTCCTTCTAATGATGGGGTAGTAGGTAACCTAAAGGATGCTGCTGATGCTGTATCAAATGCAGAAAAAGATAACATTGATATGGATAATGTTTGCTCTAATTTGGAGTACTGTGTGCCGAGAATAGGAGAAAATGACAGCCAAGATGAAAAGCTCTCTGTATCTAACCATCCAAATGAAAGTTCTTCTGTTTCATCACCTgtgataaaaaacaaattagccATTGGTTCAGAGACAAAGAAAAATGCTAACAAATCTAGTTTTAAAGGTGCtagtaatgttaatgattttagGCAAGATGCTAATGGGCATAGTGATTTAACAAATGGAACTAAGACAAGAAAGCTTGATAATGGCTCAAGGAAGAAAAGTGAAGCTGCAAGTGGTAGTAATAGAAATGGTGGATCATCTACTGGAAAATTTATGAAGGAGGGAAATTGTACTGGCCGTGGTGATCTTTCTAGGTCTGGAGAGACATTGAAAGCtgtgaagaaaaggaaaaatgcaTTTTCTGTCAAATCAGATTCTCCAGATACTCTTAAGCCAAACGATAATGGTACTACTGGAGAAAAAGATAGCAACTTGATGAAAGTGAAAACAAGTCATGAGGTAAAAAATGAGCTGCAGGAGATCTCGTTTGATTCTGAGGATGCCGATGGTAAAAGTTCTAGTATGAGGAAGAAGACCCAACTTCATGCAAAGCATAATGTAGGAGGAGCAAATGAATCTTTACATGCTACCAAGAAGTTGAAGCTTATGGATGCCAAAGATGATTCAACTTTAGGGTATACTTCAAAAATTCTGAAAAGAGCTTCGCCTGTCTCTACTGTTATTGAAGACagaccatttaaaaaattagaatctaAGAAGTCTACACCAaatttgaaaacagaaaaaagcTTGCCATCAAGGGGTCAAATTGGTGGTGCAGGTTCTGATGATTCTGTCCATGAGTTACTACCTGGGACTAAACATCATAGCCAGGTTCAGAAAATTATGCCTGATTCTGCTGGCATTGCTTctgatgaaaagaaagaaagaagtttTCTTAGACCGAAAGGTGATACAAATaatgttgtgataaaacaagtaGAGAGGAAACGTAGAGCTGTttgcctttttgatgatgacgaCGACGACAAACCTAAAACTCCTGTTCATGGAGGAGCtgcaaaaaatatgaaatcgtCTTCTGTTTCAGAGGTCAAGAAGAGAAACATTGTACACTCAGAGAAGTCTGATGTTGTTCAGCTGGCTCAAAGAAATTCCAGTGAACTTGAGGACACCCATTTGAAAGAGCCGTCTTCACAATTACATGATGACCGTTTGTCAATTCAGCAGCCTCTAAAAGAGAAAGATGACGAAGTAATTCCTGTGCATGTCCCTTACAGTCCTGAAAAATTAGATTTGAAGCAGTTTCCCTCCAATGTGACAAAATTAAGCTCTGTCTCTCCACTAAAATCACCACAGTTGGTACCTGCAACTAAGTCAAATGCTGAGCGGAATAAAGTATCCAAAGTGTCGCTTAAAGTTTCCAGTAATGCTACTCAAAAGAGGGCAGAGCACGGGTCTTCAAAGTCTTCACATAACCTTAGCTCTTCTCAGAATCAAGTTGTGACTCATAAAAAGAAACCTGCAATGTCTgcagaaatttttaaaactacttCGGAGACATTGCCTCAGGCAGTTGAAGTTCCTGCTACAACAGTTTGTTCTAAGGATCCTGATGCTCTACATGTTGATAGGTACATAtgcttttggttttttcttgtttcttttggaTTTATTTACTGATCCTtctccctttttattttcttcattgtaTTACAGATTGGAGGTGGGCacagaagagaaaaatagtatatatactGTTTCTGGGACTCCTGAATCTGCTAAAACTATGAAGCATCTTATTGCGGCTGCCCTGGCAAAAAGGAAACAAGCTCATTCACAATGTCTTCCTTCTGGCTTTCCCAATGTTCAGGAGGGGACTCCTAGCCCCTCCACAGTTCAGCCATTTCTGCCTGTCTCGAGCAATTTTGTGCCAGCAGATATACAGGGAGTTTATGAACACACAACATTGGCTTCTCCACCAACTAAAGAGCTTCACTCTGCTTCTCATAATCAACTTGATGCTGATGACATTGAGGAGAGGAGAGTTGGTTCAGTGCAAAGGGGTCTAGGAGGCTCGCTGAGTGGTGGTACTGAGGCTGCTGTTGCTCGTGAAGCTTTTGAAGGAATGATTGAAACATTGTCAAGGACCAAGGAAAGTATTGGCCGTGCAACTCGTCTTGCCATTGACTGTGCCAAGTATGGCATTGCGAACGAGGTCTGCTCCATCATATTATTTCTAGTTTTAAAGTTATGAATCAGACAATGACTTTCCCCCTAATTATTTTCCTATCTGTATGAGAGGATGGAATTGCTATAGAAAAGAATTTAACGGCTATTATAGCATACAAAAATGTGTCTTAATATTTAGTTGGAAGTGTGAAGGTTGGGATCCCTTAAATGAGCATTGTCAGTTTAATTTGATGAGAAAGCTCGATATGTGGATAAGTTCATGAAGCTAAGCCTCAAGTTTATTGATAATAAAGGTCTTGGAAcattattttgtatattattaatatgttcaaaattttagtttaattacttCTACTATCAGTTTACTTTAATGCTTTGTGTGTTAATTTCTTGCATATATGATTGTGATAAATAACTTGTCATATAGAAAATCTTGGTAGTTTGAACATCAAGGATCCATGGAAGATAAGGGATGaatcttttttgtttaatttatatttgttagtGACCATTTATTGGAatgtgaataataaaatttctaaatgTTATACTTTTGCTACTGATTTTGGCTGTTCTGTTATTTTGATGGTTAATATACCTATAGTAGACTTATTCCCTAGTCCTTTTTGTTTAGGTTGTTGAACTTCTCATCCGAAAGTTGGAAACTGAAACTAGTTTTCATCGCAAAGTagatttgttttttcttgttgATTCCATCACCCAGTGCTCACATAATCAAAAAGGTGGGTGAAGATATTAGAGAATCCTTTactattatcatttattatcGCTGTTTTTGCTTTCCCCTCTCTTCCCTGGAAAAATTTGTTATTACTTTAGGTAGTGTTCTCTTAGTGGCATTGATAAAGTGTAGAGGACATTTTTAGGCATTGCTGGAGCCTCCTACATCCCTACTGTTCAGGCAGCGTTGCCACGTCTTCTTGGTGCTGCTGCTCCCCCTGGAGCTAGTGCCCGTGAAAATCGTCGTCAGTGTCTCAAGGTcagccctctctctctctctgtctctctccgagttaatatttaatattacaacAAAAGAAATTGCATTGAGAGGAAAGCAGCAGAGTAGAACTAGGGGGAGGATAAGACAGCATCCAATTAGTTAAACAACCCATGGAGATAGTGGATCTCCTTTCATTCATGACTCAACAAGATATCTTGGTTGACTATTCACTGGAAACAAGAGGCAATAAGAATTCGACCTTGCTGTCTAACATGATTGTGACTAGTAATTCTGATCCATCAGGCACTTTATCTAAGATACTCTTAatcaaaagctttctgaaaatCCACAATCTTTGTTTAGTGAAATGGGGTTTGTTTAAGTAACTGGATGATGATGCTTTACTTTTCGTAAGGAAATATATGTTAGGTGGATATCAGATTTGTTTCattgtttggttttctattttgGGTGGATTGCAGGTTTTGAGGCTGTGGCTTGAGAGGAAAATTTTTCCTGAATCAGTTCTTCGCCGTTACATGGATGATATTGGAGTTTCAAATGATGATATGACAGTTAGCTTTTCTCTCAGACGTCCATCTCGAGCAGAGCGATCTGTGGATGACCCAATTAGAGAAatggaaggcatgcttgttgaTGAGTATGGAAGGTGTGATATTCTGTCAATTTTTTTGACTGCTACCTGTATTAAATTTTTGTTGGTCATATTTGTACAGATAGTATATTTATCCTTTTATAATTACTGAATCCGGAATGTGCTTGACGGAAGGGTGCAGTCATAAACAAGATAGTATGTAATGAAAgttagaaaattgaaaaatacacaaaatgcaaaaaagaaatgcatcaatTGTTTTGGTTTAAGTAATGTTAATGCAATTATATTGTTTGAGGAGAGTTTAGCGAATTTAAATCCTGGTTAAGAAATTTCCAAGTTAATATTTAAGTTTAGATAAAGTTAAACTTATTTCAAATcatatttagttaaaaattggttttatacttgcttttgtgtgttgtataatttttttgggtgaatcttgtttgaaatttaaataaaataatgtgaaaGATACTTCAAAACTATTGATTAAGTAAAATTGTTGTATAGTATGATATTATCTTTATAACTAGTTTGCCTTTAAACACTGATCATATAAGAACTAAGCAAGCATGCAAGGT
The nucleotide sequence above comes from Glycine soja cultivar W05 chromosome 11, ASM419377v2, whole genome shotgun sequence. Encoded proteins:
- the LOC114373696 gene encoding ATP-dependent Clp protease proteolytic subunit 2, mitochondrial-like, with protein sequence MRGVVKAFAGNLLFHGRKTQTQCIRSYSLIPMVIEHSSRGERAYDIFSRLLKERIICINGPISDDTAHVVVAQLLFLESENPSKPINMYLNSPGGAVTAGLAIYDTMQYIRSPVNTICMGQAASMGSLLLAAGAKGERRSLPNATIMIHQPSGGYSGQAKDIAIHTKHIVRVWDSLNELYAKHTGQSVEVIQTNMDRDNFMTPKEAKEFGLIDEVIDQRPMALVSDAVGNEGKDKGSN
- the LOC114373599 gene encoding ENHANCER OF AG-4 protein 2-like: MAPGRRRGANKAKANGHLSLGDLVLAKVKGFPAWPAKISRPEDWDKVPDPKKYFVQFFGTKEIAFVAPADIQAFTSEAKNKLSARLQGKTKYFAQAVKEICAAFDEMQKQKASGLADDTDDSHIGSEAPSNDGVVGNLKDAADAVSNAEKDNIDMDNVCSNLEYCVPRIGENDSQDEKLSVSNHPNESSSVSSPVIKNKLAIGSETKKNANKSSFKGASNVNDFRQDANGHSDLTNGTKTRKLDNGSRKKSEAASGSNRNGGSSTGKFMKEGNCTGRGDLSRSGETLKAVKKRKNAFSVKSDSPDTLKPNDNGTTGEKDSNLMKVKTSHEVKNELQEISFDSEDADGKSSSMRKKTQLHAKHNVGGANESLHATKKLKLMDAKDDSTLGYTSKILKRASPVSTVIEDRPFKKLESKKSTPNLKTEKSLPSRGQIGGAGSDDSVHELLPGTKHHSQVQKIMPDSAGIASDEKKERSFLRPKGDTNNVVIKQVERKRRAVCLFDDDDDDKPKTPVHGGAAKNMKSSSVSEVKKRNIVHSEKSDVVQLAQRNSSELEDTHLKEPSSQLHDDRLSIQQPLKEKDDEVIPVHVPYSPEKLDLKQFPSNVTKLSSVSPLKSPQLVPATKSNAERNKVSKVSLKVSSNATQKRAEHGSSKSSHNLSSSQNQVVTHKKKPAMSAEIFKTTSETLPQAVEVPATTVCSKDPDALHVDRLEVGTEEKNSIYTVSGTPESAKTMKHLIAAALAKRKQAHSQCLPSGFPNVQEGTPSPSTVQPFLPVSSNFVPADIQGVYEHTTLASPPTKELHSASHNQLDADDIEERRVGSVQRGLGGSLSGGTEAAVAREAFEGMIETLSRTKESIGRATRLAIDCAKYGIANEVVELLIRKLETETSFHRKVDLFFLVDSITQCSHNQKGIAGASYIPTVQAALPRLLGAAAPPGASARENRRQCLKVLRLWLERKIFPESVLRRYMDDIGVSNDDMTVSFSLRRPSRAERSVDDPIREMEGMLVDEYGSNATFQLPGFLSSHAFEEDEDEYEDAIPINLCKETCDASPADPPHTLGESETSTVTPNDKRHCILKDVDGELEMEDVSGYPKDERPIFFNSSDEIDLQHQDSDRNLDPTSNISEETSVTPEGSPPMPLDSPPPPPPLPSSPPPPPPPLSPSPPPPPPRPMLQPPPPPLPPSAPPVSLVPQSSGPARPLLSQSLMPSQSSHQSSPQLGYQQSVPHDFSGTTNGNQIVPMTGNSFPGGHNNAVVKNEVFPQPSAYAPTAGCSSQEPSGFNPSRQLEYGQNDMYLNAQVPQPNHQFQQGNPPFAQRHAHAAPPQNPPNPYSYSNPTVQQHLPHSFHPPFPLPSLPDGRRQFVADEQWRMSSSEFKTNSQHGVWRGRSPSCPGPPYGQEGHFRPSLERPPVSTVGFQRPISGNLPVAPISGHVPQMMPCRPDIPAVNSWRPT